DNA sequence from the Nicotiana tomentosiformis chromosome 3, ASM39032v3, whole genome shotgun sequence genome:
ttttGGGAGTATCTCTTATTCTGGGAAGGGGTCATCGTCCAGGCCGAGGGTCCTGACCAAGgcgttgacttcctgaaactacttgtgccaaagtaAGGAGCACACGAGCCGAGGGTCTCGTTGCAGAGAATTTACTTAGTCGGGCTAAGGTATGATACATGAGCGTTGAGAACCATAAAGCGAGTTGTACCTCAtggattgggcctattcgatcaggttagGATCGAACCCGTGCCCATCGCACGGTGACTAAGACAAAAATAAgtcaggatagttggaactcccgaagtataaagtgaagtattattttttttataagaaagaaaaggaaaggaatttcttttagaatattcataaactgctactatgcaattattttagaattgttcttagaAGCTTTATGTTTTTCATGCATCAAGAATCTTTATTGgtaatgtatattttattaaagttTCGTCCCATGTCGTCAAGACTCACTAagtacaatggatggtactgaTATTGTCTTTTGGGAACCTACGTTGGTCTGCGGTACAAAGTATGAACcggttttgcaggcgagcaggctacaggttaggacttccctctctttcagtgctattggtgagctccgcttttgttcgtggagtatTTCTTTGAGTCATCTTTATTTAGTTATTTCTTTGTTTACTTGGAGAACTAGCCAGGCAATCTCATGTCCTGAGCAGTGCGTCagtttatcagtagaggcttcataAACACAATCGGTGGGTTAAGATTCAGATGTTTTTGATAATAACTTAGCAGTATTTCAGTAGTTACTATGAATAAAGTTTGAGAGTTGGTTATTTTAGatattcaaattaattaaaagtatttggttaaaATATTTCTTTGTTGCATATAAAGTTTGAGGGTATAATAGTTTTAATAAGTGCAGATGGTTAGCTCGGTTAAATTTAGCGACCGGGGGCCGGTCACGGCTTGCTCtgaaaatgggtcgtgacaaacttggtatgagAGCATCAGGTTTATAGAGTCTTAGGGGTCTATGAAGCCGTGTCAGTAAAGTCTTATTTATGGATATGAAGCGTGATATACTTATAAATAGGAGGCTACCAACATTTAGGaaaatctctttttttttcctaCTTTAGATCGTGCAGTATAGCCTACCTCTTAGAAATTATCTAATGTATTCGTTTCTCCAAAACTCGCAGAAATGGCTCGTACTCGCAACTCTGGCACCGACACTCAGGATTCTACTCAAGAAACTATTGCTACTATTGTGGCTCAAGGTAGAACTAAGAAGGTTTTAACTCAGAAAAGGAATGGTAAATCCAGAAAGGGGGTTCAAGTACCCCGGGTTGAACATGAAAAAGGGGTGGAGCATGATGAGCTAGTACCTCAGGATCCAGTGCCACCCCCAACAGCAGCTCCAACTCAGACAGCTATGTCTCCATAGTTGGGTCAGATGTTTAATGCTGTCAACGGTGCTATGgagatgtttaaagccttcatggcCAATCAGAATGAGAGAAGAGATGAGATTCCACCTCAATCAAATAGACAAAACAATTATGAGTCCTCAAGAGTGAATGAATTTTTAAAGATGAGTTCTCCATTGTTCTGTGGTATTCTAGTGGATGAAGATCCAATGTTGTGGCTGGAGGGTGTCAAGAAATCCCTCCTAGCGATGAAGGCATTTCATGATGAAGTTGTGGAGCTGGCTGCTTACTAGCTTTGAGATGTGGCCGGtgcttggtttgagatgtgggaaaaGGAAAGAGATGAAGATGATGGTCCTCCTACTTGGGAAGAATTTGAAGAGGCCATCATGGCTAATGTTATACCAGAAGAGGATAGGGAAGCTAAGGCTACAGAGTTCGAGCAGCTCAAGCAAGGGAATAAAAGTGTGCAAGAGTACTAcatgaaatttataagtttggcTAAGCATGCTCCTCACATGGttaagatggaaaaaataaagATTCGCAGGTTTGTTGGTGGTTTGGCTTAACACATTAAGGATACAACATCAGTTGCAGTGGTAGGAATGACAACTTTCTCATCTGTTGTAGGATTCGCTAAGCACTTAGAAAAAAAAAGACAacaaaggagaaaagaaaaagagcatATCAAGAAAGCCAGGACAGCGGGCGGGTTTAATGGTACATCCAGCAGAGGTGGAAGGGGTTCCTCCAATAAGGAGTTATTAGCACCAGCTCAGTCCAGTCATCAGTCAGGTGGTGGGTCTTCCTTCAGACGTACTCAGAGTTATGGAAACCAATCTCGCCAGAATCAGAAGtttaggacatcatcctcacataGCCAGAGTCATGATGAGCAACATTCACAACAACAAGGTCTTTGTGAAACATGTAAGCGGCAACATTCAGGTCACTGCAAGCTCGGGTTTCACGGTTGCTATCATTGCAGTGACAGTGGTCATATAAAGGCAAACTACCTAAAGTCACGACATAATTTTAGTGGGGGATCAGCTCAGCCTTCTAGTTCCTCATCTACTATAGTTGCACCACCTCAGGCTCGTGGTTCTCATAATCAGGCCGGGCATAGAGCAGGCAGAGGTGCAGATCGAGTTACtcaaggggggggggggataacCCCGTTTGTTTGCTACACTTGATTGTCAGAGTATAGAGGCATCTGGAGAAGTTATTACAGGTATACTTCTAGTCTACTCACATAATGTTTATTCCCATAATTGATCTAGGTTCAACGTTTTTGTACGTGACTCCATACTTTGCAATTAACCTCGGGCTAGAACCTCAATAACTTAGTGAGTCAGTGGTAGCCACAATAGTCTAGAGAGGTTATATAGTTTCAGTCCAAGGTCGCAGCACCGAGGCCAATCTCATAGAGTTAgaaatggtggatttcgatgtgatcatgggtatggattggttgtgtTCCTTCTATGCCATGTTAGATTGTCGTACTAAGATAGTCAGGTTCCAATTTCCAAATGAAGAAGTCTTAGAGTGGAAGGGTAGTTCAGCATCGCTTgtaggtaagtttatttcttaccttaaggcacaACGAATGATCAGCAAGGTGTCTTGTCTATTTGGCTCTCATCATTAATGCAGAATCAGAACCACCAGCTCTTCAGTCAGTGCCAGTTATTAGAGAATTTCCAGAAATTTTCCAAGATAACCTTCCCGGACTTCCTCCTGAAAGAATCATAGACTTTGGCATCGATTTCATGCCATGCACTTAATCCATATCTATACCTCCTTATAGGATGGCTCCAGTAGAACTTAATGAGTTGAGAGAACAGTTAAAAGACCTTCTTGACAAGGGCTTCATCAAACCGAGTGTTTCACCGTGGGGTGCCACGGTCCTGTTtgtcaagaagaaagatgggtctctCAGAATATTCGTCGACTATcagcagttgaataaagttaccattaagaacaagtacccactgccaagaattgatgatttatttgatcaacttcagggtgcaaagtacttttcaaagatagacttgaggtcgggtaccatcagttgagaaTCAGAGAAGAGGATATATCTAAAACAGCCTTTAGAACTCGCTATGGGCACtatgaatttctagtaatgtccttcgggttgacaaatgctccaactGCATTCATGGACCTCATGAACAAAGTTTTCAATCCATTCCTTGATACCTTTATTATCGTGTTTATAGACGATATTTTGGTATACTCTAAGAGCAAGGATGAGCATGGAGAACACCTCATGATAGCCTTGTAGACCTTGAATGAGAccagctttatgccaagttttcaaaatgtgagttctggttttAGTCAGTGGCATTATTAGGCCACGTGGTATCTAGTGAAGGCATAAAAGTAGACCCTCAGAAGACAGAAGCagtcaagaactggccaaggCCGACAACGCCAATCgaaatcaggagtttcttgggattagttGGCTACTATAAAaggtttgtagagggattttcctcACTGGAAGCTCCAttaactaagttgactcagaaagatgttaagttccagtggtcagaCACTTTTTGAGTAgtcgcaaaacacacacttaaattgtgctcgctagtcaaagatagtatagtatgatatcgtctccacagggattggatttaaatagtattattatagtttgtagctagattgctattcaggaggatcaacagttggggtttatataattaataaactaaaATTTATAGCTactgactaatgacaatcgcaacaaaggtaagcaagggaATTATCAATGGGAgtaaatatgggttgataggataggtgcaagataattgtttggggtctaactctagataactcacttctaatattcaagtgattctctcgaattcacttaattatcagtacaattgtttagtagaaactcctctctcaattaagtctcaacctcacaatatgaaccaatttaagttcggtgaagatatgcaagaattcataatgaattggtctttaggagaacctctttcgattatcctcctaactaggtttaattaatgattcaactagcctctttcgattacttagaagaatctatgaacttaaccaacaatatagtgcaaatatatcactagttatgcctctctcgattacaagaacaagtgaacatagatacaacaattaaatcttccaaaccgattcaaatacataaaaatagagttataatccacaaacaaccatgaatacaccaaatccatcaaaatccaaaaggatctactccatagacatggagaagttcttcacaaatgaaataaaagtagaggaaaacataaatacaatccaaaattggatcttgagtgaggaaggaaggatgaaatccttgtgttaTTGCTTCTCCCCCTTCTCCTTATCTTccctaggtctaaagtatgtTAAAATCCCAGAAATGGAGTTTTTCCCGTGTATTTAACTATCCCCCAAATAACCCTAGACAAAAATTCCCTTTTTAGCTGAAATAGGAAGATACTCTAAGAATTTTGCACTACCACGCCACATGCCGCGCCGCACCATGCGACGCGCTTGTGAGGAATTCCCGAACGAGTTGCAAATCAGTTTCTGAGCATATTTTACACAGCCGCGGTGCCCTGCGCGGCATGGCAGTGTATTTTTTGTAGAgtaatttattttttcagtttttgacatCCGGACTTGGTACTCGACCCACGAACGCAATCCCGGTTTAATCCTCTAGACTTCTACTCAAACTTTAAAGCTCCAATTAGCTCGAATTTGCTCCACAACATctaaataactcggaatcactcctacacggcataaaacatataataagtgcaaagcactctaattaaagctcaacataagtaaagtatAGTGGATTAGAAtgcaataagcaactaaaatacaggattatagcctactatcactTGTGAGTAGAGTTTTCAAgagttaaagaagaggttgaccacTGCACCTGTGTTAACCTTGCTGACAGTTTCGGGTGGgttcacagtgtattgtgatgcctccagACTTGGTCTTGGGTGTGTTCTCATGCAAGATGGAaaagttattgcttatgcttccaggcagttaaagaatcatgagaagaactaccctacaCATGACTTGGAGCTTGCATCAATGGTGTTTGCATTAAAGATATGGTGACACTACCTATATGGCGAGCATTGTGAAGCATTTACTTATCACAAAAGCCTCTAgtacattttcaagcagaaagagttatATTTGAGATAGAGAAGGTGGCTCGagctattgaaggattatgacatcaatatCCTTTATCACCTGGGAaaagctaatgtggtagcagatACACTTAGTAGGAAGTCAATGGGTGTCCTGGCCCATCTTGCAGTACAAAGGCGAACTTTGGGTCGAGAAATTCAACAACTTGCAAATGATGAAATTAGATTGGATGAGACTGAAGAAAAAGGTATAACTACTTATGTCGTAGAGCAATCCTCTCTTGTTGCGCATGTTAAGGCTAAGCAAGACCAAGATCCGTACTTAGTGAAGTTAAAAGAAGGAGTCAGAAACAAAGAAATCACTACTTTCACTCTAGGAAGTGATGGAGTTTTGAAGTTAAATGATCGGTTATGTGTGCCCGATGTTGATGGGCTTAAGAAGGACAAAATGGAAGAAGCTCACAATTCGAGGTACTTTATCCACCCAGGTGCTACCAAAATGTATCTGGACTTGAAAGAGTTGTATTGGTGGAAAGGCATGAAGAAGCAAGTAGCAGATCATGTGGCCAAATGTTTGAATTGCCAGGAAGTCAAAatcgagcatcagaggcctggtggcctAGCCCAAGATATAGAGATACCACAGTTgaaatgggagatgattaatatggatttcgtaGTAGAAGTACCTCGCACATACCGTAAGCATGATTCAATTTGGGTTATTGTAGACCGACTGACAAAGTCTGCACATTTCCTACCAGTAAAGATGGCAGATTCTGCAGAGCAGTATGCATAGTTGTACATCAAAGAAATAGTCTGATTGCATGGTACTCTAGTTTCAATTATATCTGACAGAGACCCTCAGTTCACGACACATTTTTGGCAGGCATTTCAGAAAAGATTAGGTACCAAGGTCAATTTGAGCACCGCTTTCCATCCACATACTGATGGTCAGGCAGAAAGGACTATCCAGACTCTCGAAGATATGTTGCGagcatgtgttatagatttttGAGGTAATTGGGATAATCACTTGCCATTGATAAAATTTGCTTGCAATAATAGCTATCAGGCCACCATTGGTATGGCTCCTTATGAAGCATTGTATGGATGAagatgtaggtctccagtgggttggtttgaaccagcaGATATGTCATTGATTGGTCCAAAGTTTTTTTGTGAGGCCTTAGAGAAAGTCCAGCTAATTAGAGAAAGACTAAAAGtggctcagagtcgtcaaaagtctTATTCTGATAAGAGGCATCGTAACTTAGAGATCATGATTGGTGTtaaggtatttttgaaagtttcaccaataaaaggagttatgaggtttggtaaTAAAGGGAAACTTAGTCCTAGATTTATCGGAccttatgaaattatagaaaagAAGGGAAGCGTGGCTTATGAGCTTGTGTTACCTGTTGAGTTGTCCCATGTTCATcctgtctttcatgtgtctatgcttagaAAATACATTCATGATGAATCGCATATAATACCTGCCGACGTCATAGAAATTAGAGAATACTTGACTTAGGAAGAGGTACCTATAGAAATTCTTGTTAGGCAAGTAAGAAAGTTGAGAACAAACGATATAGCATCGGTAAAAGTTTTGTAGAGTAATCATGATTCAAAAGAGGCTGcgtgggaggtcgaggaagatatgaggaagaagtatccttatttatttgaggaaCAAGGTATGTGAACCTAGGTTTGGCATGACATTTATATTTCATTTATTAAATACAAGTTAGCAAGTGCTTATGTCCTTACTAGATTATACTTAGTTGTTAAAGTAATTTAGTTTCTGTCAGAGTATATTTAGTTATTAAATAATTTAGTACCATGGAATAGTACATTTAATTCATTAAAATGATTTACTTTTGCTGAAGTGTTGTGCTTTAGATTTTGGTTGGTTATTGTGGTACCTCCTTGCCGGAGTGTGAGTAATTAGTTTATGAGTTGTGTATGGTGCCTATGAATGgcctgttatggtatatttggttgttgTTGGTGTAGTTGTGGTATTGGTGACAGGGATAGTTTTTTGGATAGTCcaatttacaggggagactctgccgaaaattttgaaaatttagggagttagccaaaatttAGAGTCCCTTTGGGAAAGTGAGTAGTGCTAAGAAAACTTAAGAAGTTCAAGGACTTAAGGAATGATTGTTAGCTTAAGAATAAGGCCCTAgcaacgttcgaggacgaatgtttttaAGGAGGGAAGATTGTAACactcctcaaatctataaaagtttcaagacacgctaaatatagaatttaatttctttttttttaatcttgcCTTAAGTGCATAGAAATTATACTTATATTACGGATTTAAACCCTTGTGATTGACTTTTGAGTTAAttctctatttataaataattggatatataataattttaatattattaattattaaatgtGGGTATAATTAAATACTAGTTAAGTCAAAACCAAAAAAGGgggaaaaaataaataagaaagcaAGTGACAAGCCTTAGCCCATAAAGGGGTGTGGAAGACAAAAGGATTAAACAAAGGTCTTATGCAAAGAAACGGAACGTTGTTCTGTTCACGCAGCAAACACAAGGCTACAAAACTTACACACGCAGGCAACGAAAAGAATTCTAGGGTTCTTTACGAATCACTAATTTTTGAACTCAGGTATATAAATTCTCTATTGTCAATTATCCTACAGTAGTAGTAGGTAAGAATTGAATAGTTAATTCCTTCTTTCTCTCTATCAACAGTAAATTCCATGTTTAGGTGTGAAACTTTAAAATTGATTCAAATGTACTGGTTGTTGTAGAATCGATTGTTTGACGGGTATAAATTGGACTGGGTCTACGTATTGGCTCGaggagttttgaggtgagttgatataaccctttactaaagtggtttaactcacaaaaTCACGCACACAAGGTGTTTTATGAATTGCTTAAAAGAGTTAATAAATACTTAATCAAAGCGAGTGATTACTTATTAACTTAGAATTGTTCTAGTTaaagtttagatgatttattatgatacatgtgcataaattttcagattttgtgttattcttatatgccattttcatgttgaaaattcatgaagaagcaagaatctttagacatacttttgaatgtttatgtcacgacccaattttacctcatccatgaaccgacgataataacttgctaagcctaggaaactcctgatctcagtcaccgaagtgggacgatgccaattctgaactgtctcaatctttttgagatcaactttaatgccctcacccgatacaatatgccccaaaaatgctacagaatctagccaaaactcacttttggagaacttagcataaagtttTTGTTCctgcaacgtctgaagcaccactctcatatgttgcttgTGCTCTTTCTTACTGCGcaagtaaatcaaaatgtcatcaatgaagacaatgacaaacaaatcaatatatggcctaaatacttgttcatcaaatccataaatgtcgtcggggtgttagtcaaaccaaaagacatcaccagaaatacataatgaccatatctagttcgGAAAGTAGTCTTCAAAacattcgaatcccgaatctttaactgatggtaccccgacctcaagtcgatcttagagaataccctagcaccctgcaactggtcaaatagatcatcaatacgtgacaatgggtacttgttcttaatagtgactttgttcaattggtgataatcaatacacattcgcatcgttccatccttcttcttcacgaataataccagtgcaccccaaggagatacactcggtctgataaaccctttggctagtaactcctcaagttgttctttcaattccttcaattcttttggagccatgcaatacggtgggatagatataggttgggtatctggagccaagccaatacaaaaatcaatatcacgatctggtggcatgcctggaagatcttaaggaaatacatcgaa
Encoded proteins:
- the LOC117280236 gene encoding uncharacterized protein is translated as MTTFSSVVGFAKHLEKKRQQRRKEKEHIKKARTAGGFNGTSSRGGRGSSNKELLAPAQSSHQSGGGSSFRRTQSYGNQSRQNQKFRTSSSHSQSHDEQHSQQQGLCETCKRQHSGHCKLGFHGCYHCSDSGHIKANYLKSRHNFSGGSAQPSSSSSTIVAPPQARGSHNQAGHRAGRESEPPALQSVPVIREFPEIFQDNLPGLPPERIIDFGIDFMPCT